A single genomic interval of Rhodopseudomonas palustris harbors:
- a CDS encoding shikimate kinase: MSETVPTAAAGRSPQEAEIVAALGDRPVVLIGMMGAGKSTVGRRLALRLGLPFLDADTEIESAAAMTIPEIFETHGEPHFRDGEARVISRLLDGGTKVLATGGGAFMREETRDRIREKAISMWLEAEADVILRRVKRRADRPLLKTPDPAGTIARLIAERYPLYREADITIASRDVPHEKIVDECVAALHDYLCAAPSQP; encoded by the coding sequence ATGTCTGAAACCGTACCGACGGCTGCTGCCGGCAGGTCGCCCCAGGAAGCCGAGATCGTCGCGGCGCTGGGCGATCGCCCGGTCGTGCTCATCGGCATGATGGGCGCCGGCAAATCCACCGTCGGACGCCGACTGGCGCTGCGACTCGGGCTGCCGTTTCTCGACGCCGACACCGAGATTGAATCGGCCGCCGCGATGACCATCCCGGAGATATTCGAAACCCATGGCGAGCCGCATTTTCGCGACGGTGAGGCCCGGGTGATTTCGCGGCTGCTCGACGGCGGCACCAAGGTGCTGGCGACCGGTGGCGGCGCCTTCATGCGCGAGGAAACTCGCGACCGGATTCGCGAGAAGGCGATCTCGATGTGGCTCGAGGCGGAGGCCGACGTGATCCTGCGCCGGGTCAAGCGCCGGGCGGACCGGCCGCTGCTGAAGACGCCAGATCCGGCCGGCACCATCGCCCGGCTGATCGCCGAACGATATCCGCTATACCGCGAGGCCGATATCACCATCGCGTCCCGCGACGTGCCGCACGAGAAGATCGTCGACGAATGCGTCGCGGCGCTCCACGACTATCTGTGCGCCGCGCCGTCCCAACCTTGA
- the aroB gene encoding 3-dehydroquinate synthase, which translates to MNAPQKHSAPITVEVALGDRAYEIVIGRDVIASLGERIAKLRPGARTAIVTDRTVAKTWLKRTEEVLDQAGIAHASVIVGEGESSKSYAGLEQVCEALIAAKIERNDLVIALGGGVIGDLAGFSASLLRRGVDFVQVPTSLLAQVDSSVGGKTGINSPQGKNLIGTFHQPVLVLADTAILDTLSPRQFRAGYAEVAKYGALGDEAFFAWLEANHAELFNGGAAREHAVATSCRAKAAIVARDERETGDRALLNLGHTFGHALEAATGFSDRLFHGEGVAIGMVLAAEFSAERGMMPATDAQRLAKHLADVGLPTRLQDIAGFTQEGLADADRLMALMSQDKKVKRGELTFILMEGIGRAVIASKVEPAPVRDFLQRKLAQA; encoded by the coding sequence ATGAACGCCCCGCAGAAACACTCCGCCCCGATCACCGTCGAAGTCGCCCTCGGCGACCGCGCCTATGAGATCGTGATCGGCCGCGACGTGATCGCCTCGCTGGGCGAGCGGATCGCCAAGCTGCGGCCCGGCGCACGCACCGCGATCGTCACCGATCGCACCGTGGCGAAGACCTGGCTGAAGCGCACCGAGGAGGTGCTGGATCAGGCTGGCATCGCGCATGCGTCGGTGATCGTCGGCGAAGGCGAAAGCTCCAAAAGCTATGCGGGGCTCGAGCAGGTGTGCGAGGCGCTGATCGCCGCCAAAATCGAGCGCAACGATCTGGTGATCGCGCTCGGCGGCGGCGTGATCGGCGATCTTGCCGGTTTCTCGGCCTCGCTGCTGCGCCGCGGCGTCGACTTCGTGCAGGTGCCGACCTCGCTGCTGGCGCAGGTCGACTCCTCGGTCGGCGGCAAGACCGGCATCAACTCGCCGCAGGGCAAGAATCTGATCGGCACGTTCCATCAGCCGGTGCTGGTCTTGGCCGACACCGCGATCCTCGACACGCTGTCGCCGCGCCAATTCCGCGCCGGCTATGCCGAAGTCGCGAAATATGGCGCGCTCGGCGACGAGGCGTTCTTCGCCTGGCTCGAAGCCAACCATGCCGAGCTGTTCAACGGCGGCGCCGCGCGCGAGCACGCGGTGGCCACCTCATGCCGAGCCAAGGCCGCGATCGTCGCCCGCGACGAACGCGAGACCGGTGACCGCGCGCTGCTCAATCTCGGTCACACCTTCGGCCATGCCCTGGAAGCGGCGACCGGATTCTCCGACCGGCTGTTCCACGGCGAGGGCGTGGCGATCGGCATGGTGCTGGCGGCGGAGTTCTCCGCCGAACGCGGCATGATGCCGGCCACCGACGCGCAGCGGCTGGCCAAGCACCTCGCCGACGTCGGCCTGCCGACGCGGCTGCAGGACATCGCAGGCTTCACCCAGGAGGGCCTTGCCGACGCCGACCGCCTGATGGCGCTGATGTCGCAGGACAAGAAGGTCAAGCGCGGCGAACTCACCTTCATCCTGATGGAAGGCATCGGCCGCGCGGTGATCGCGAGCAAGGTCGAGCCGGCGCCGGTGCGCGACTTCCTGCAGCGGAAACTGGCGCAAGCCTAA